In a single window of the Spirochaeta isovalerica genome:
- a CDS encoding alginate O-acetyltransferase AlgF, protein MMKKVSLMLLLSWIVSISLAAQSLYGSGISPESALVRVIFAEPRTNMEIHIGSETFSTAESRESALYHQIGPGMYFIEAGDDFLEIIPMSGKYYTLIFTAAGSFAFEDIEHEAPAKNQIYFYNCLEETASLYVSETGDDLFSDINPGQSVQRAVNPLEIDFALKSGSGKILELGPLPMTRGGSTSVIVYGNNASPRSMVITAGIKEP, encoded by the coding sequence ATGATGAAAAAAGTAAGTCTGATGCTCCTCTTATCATGGATTGTATCGATCTCCCTGGCGGCCCAGTCTCTCTACGGTTCGGGAATTTCTCCGGAGAGCGCTCTCGTAAGGGTCATTTTTGCGGAGCCCCGGACAAATATGGAAATTCATATCGGGTCGGAAACATTTTCCACGGCGGAAAGCAGAGAAAGCGCCCTATACCATCAGATCGGCCCGGGGATGTATTTTATCGAGGCAGGCGATGATTTTCTGGAAATCATTCCCATGAGCGGCAAATACTACACTCTCATTTTTACTGCGGCAGGTAGTTTCGCTTTTGAAGATATCGAACATGAGGCTCCGGCTAAAAACCAGATTTATTTCTACAATTGCCTTGAAGAGACAGCGTCTCTTTATGTGAGCGAAACAGGAGACGATCTGTTCTCAGACATAAATCCCGGACAATCGGTTCAGCGGGCCGTCAATCCGCTTGAAATTGATTTTGCTTTAAAATCCGGTAGCGGAAAGATTCTTGAACTGGGCCCGCTTCCCATGACACGGGGAGGATCAACCTCTGTAATTGTTTACGGCAATAACGCCTCTCCCCGGTCTATGGTCATCACTGCCGGCATAAAGGAGCCCTGA
- a CDS encoding lipase family protein has protein sequence MKSITGNLFFLLILPFILLSFSCSGNKSADIEQTVENQTQVQVEPQPVAEEPQLPLPGDITLVEKRKVYSLNETVEAVKPFIEDYAMEPLQYGVRTYHIRFVSTDFDGSQAIIHAQLFIPDTAVDEDFPLYVFGSGTTGISDACAPSFEVPELRRWGWYKQNMLAYGGSGFIAVFPDYLGFNDPDRPQRYFSKLAEGHVMLDSIRAVKNLFETEDFSSLKANLSGQTFTAGYSQGGHAAFAAADLLSEYAPEIDLTGVIGYASTNDIAALFREGVCYGAEIIYTYMKMYGEDKIDPADYLQERFLETFEEDASTMCVDVFQYYFGYDSKKLFNEDFYRSLYTDNLAEDYPVMHKYMAMNNTGLSGHGIPSFVVQGGTDFIITTASADIFVDGLRELGSEVKYEVYPGIPHKYTRMAGFADSIEWMRSFGE, from the coding sequence ATGAAATCCATTACAGGTAATTTATTTTTTTTATTGATATTGCCCTTTATACTTCTCTCTTTTTCCTGCAGCGGAAACAAGAGCGCTGATATTGAACAGACGGTTGAAAACCAAACCCAGGTGCAGGTTGAGCCGCAGCCAGTCGCGGAAGAACCGCAGCTCCCCCTTCCGGGAGACATCACCCTCGTTGAGAAAAGGAAAGTCTACTCTCTGAATGAAACGGTTGAAGCGGTCAAGCCCTTCATAGAAGATTATGCCATGGAGCCGCTGCAATATGGTGTCCGAACCTACCACATCCGGTTCGTCAGCACGGATTTCGACGGTTCTCAGGCCATAATACACGCCCAGCTGTTCATACCCGATACGGCTGTGGATGAGGATTTCCCCCTCTACGTATTCGGTTCCGGCACGACGGGAATATCCGATGCCTGCGCGCCCTCTTTCGAAGTTCCGGAATTAAGACGCTGGGGATGGTACAAGCAGAACATGCTGGCCTACGGAGGCAGCGGGTTTATCGCCGTATTCCCCGATTATCTGGGTTTCAATGATCCCGACCGGCCGCAGCGCTACTTTTCCAAGCTGGCCGAAGGTCACGTAATGCTCGATTCCATCAGAGCCGTTAAAAACCTCTTCGAGACCGAAGACTTTTCATCTCTCAAGGCAAACCTCTCCGGACAGACCTTTACTGCCGGCTATTCCCAGGGAGGCCACGCCGCATTCGCCGCCGCCGATCTGCTGTCGGAATACGCTCCCGAAATAGATCTGACGGGAGTGATAGGATACGCCTCGACCAATGATATCGCAGCTCTCTTCAGAGAAGGCGTCTGCTATGGTGCGGAAATCATTTACACCTATATGAAAATGTACGGCGAAGATAAAATCGATCCCGCCGATTACCTGCAGGAACGCTTTCTCGAAACCTTCGAGGAAGATGCCTCTACCATGTGCGTCGATGTCTTCCAATACTACTTCGGCTATGATTCAAAGAAACTCTTCAATGAAGATTTTTACCGGTCACTCTATACCGACAATCTCGCGGAGGATTACCCGGTCATGCACAAATATATGGCGATGAACAACACCGGTCTTTCGGGACACGGTATTCCTTCATTTGTTGTTCAGGGAGGAACGGACTTTATCATTACAACGGCCAGCGCCGACATTTTCGTCGACGGGCTCAGAGAGCTGGGCAGCGAAGTGAAGTATGAAGTCTACCCCGGAATTCCCCACAAATACACCAGAATGGCCGGATTCGCCGACTCGATAGAGTGGATGAGATCCTTCGGAGAATAA
- a CDS encoding lipase family protein yields MRKSLPVLFLLLILSPLSSRAPGEIISYELEGTLSPREIEDFNQELFEGYVVPEAKYSVDIYWVKFNSLYPDGTDAPITTQIFIPRYEDRDSRSVYVFGAGSTGLRDSCRPSREHILGIRWGLYRSHVLAHAGQGSIGIFSDYMGFGDPDRLQYYMVAECEARVLLDSIRALKNLLQELKLDTVSYTSHFVAGFSQGGHAAFAAADYRLSYAPDVSLSGIIGYGPTTDIFSLFREYSDVAPMVLYTYSQLYGIENVDPSQILIEKFADNLERDLLRMCVGGMQSYYPHVPQGLFRDEFIASLTEETLERDYPDLFHYVEMNSTGLAGQRIPVAIYQGGNDIVIFPETQTQFVEKLRSMNVPVDYVFYKDARHDTRQISFEKSRTWIENHTK; encoded by the coding sequence GTGAGAAAAAGCCTTCCGGTTCTGTTTTTACTGCTGATTCTTTCACCCCTATCATCCAGAGCTCCCGGTGAAATCATTTCATACGAACTGGAAGGCACCTTAAGTCCCCGGGAGATAGAGGACTTCAATCAGGAGCTATTTGAAGGATATGTTGTACCGGAAGCGAAATACTCTGTCGATATTTACTGGGTAAAGTTCAACAGCCTTTACCCTGACGGCACAGATGCTCCGATAACGACACAGATTTTTATCCCCCGCTATGAAGACAGGGACAGCCGTTCCGTCTATGTATTCGGCGCAGGCTCCACGGGCCTGAGGGACAGCTGCCGCCCTTCCAGAGAGCACATCCTGGGAATCAGATGGGGCTTATACCGCTCTCATGTTCTGGCCCATGCCGGACAGGGATCAATCGGGATTTTTTCCGATTATATGGGATTCGGAGATCCTGACAGATTGCAGTATTATATGGTCGCCGAATGTGAAGCGAGAGTTCTCCTCGATTCCATAAGAGCCCTTAAAAACCTTCTTCAGGAACTGAAACTGGATACCGTTTCTTATACGAGCCACTTTGTGGCCGGCTTTTCCCAGGGGGGTCATGCCGCCTTCGCCGCCGCCGATTACAGGCTTTCATACGCTCCCGATGTGTCGCTGAGCGGCATTATCGGCTACGGTCCTACAACAGATATTTTTTCCCTTTTCCGGGAGTATTCCGATGTGGCACCTATGGTTCTCTACACTTACAGCCAATTATACGGAATTGAAAATGTCGACCCGTCACAAATCCTGATAGAAAAATTTGCCGACAATCTTGAGAGAGATCTGCTTCGGATGTGTGTGGGCGGCATGCAGTCCTATTACCCTCATGTGCCGCAGGGGCTTTTCAGGGATGAGTTTATCGCATCGCTTACAGAAGAAACCCTTGAAAGGGATTATCCCGACCTTTTCCATTATGTGGAAATGAATAGCACGGGACTTGCCGGACAGAGGATTCCCGTAGCCATCTATCAGGGTGGAAACGATATCGTCATTTTCCCGGAAACACAGACACAATTTGTAGAAAAGCTGAGGTCTATGAATGTTCCGGTGGATTATGTCTTTTACAAAGATGCCAGACACGATACCAGACAGATAAGTTTTGAAAAATCCAGAACCTGGATCGAAAACCATACGAAATAA
- a CDS encoding tetratricopeptide repeat protein gives MSQRVKGLLISPFILFIITSCVSSPENPEKPYTGDKESSAVAERPGEDPIAFYRGPEDAAEAIRVMEEMEDEKMDRDSRFIYYSLLISNNDLDKAAEQLDILLSENPDDKEVLAAYITLADYRGEKDRRDTALDNLISLDPDSSFVINMKGSFALRDEKYGEAEKLFLNSLSLDRENSETYIGLANALMHIKDREEESLRFFNMAEQIDPDNPYIYSDRSRVYRFLKDYGKAEDDISRAIELYPSEWNYLDRARIRIGDLNEKDDAKEDLLKVLALNPENFFANVYLAGIYDEQGEYDLSLTHYEKVLDLASDYNFAYPAMGKLYFIKERWAESAEMYRKAVESGLNEMTYPLMGWLAFYKDGKEKEGQRLLNAYIGKLDRSSSLYEMYRYYLSPSSPYFVQMAIDKEKDQMMQDRMKFYMGMIDYLKGRKDTARAILGEVAARKGAPEFELANLYMEKE, from the coding sequence ATGTCACAACGGGTAAAGGGTTTGCTCATCAGCCCTTTTATTCTTTTTATAATCACATCCTGTGTCAGCTCGCCGGAAAATCCGGAAAAACCCTATACCGGCGACAAGGAGTCTTCCGCCGTTGCAGAACGGCCCGGGGAAGATCCCATAGCTTTTTATCGCGGACCGGAAGACGCTGCCGAAGCGATCCGGGTAATGGAAGAAATGGAAGATGAAAAAATGGACCGCGATTCCCGCTTCATCTACTACTCACTGCTTATTTCCAACAATGATTTGGATAAAGCGGCGGAACAGCTCGATATCCTGCTTAGTGAGAATCCCGACGACAAAGAGGTTCTGGCCGCTTATATTACCCTGGCTGACTACAGAGGAGAGAAAGACAGGAGAGATACAGCTCTCGATAATCTGATTTCTCTTGATCCCGACAGCAGTTTTGTTATTAACATGAAAGGGTCTTTCGCCCTGAGGGATGAAAAATACGGGGAAGCGGAAAAGCTCTTCCTGAACAGCCTCTCTCTGGACAGGGAAAACTCCGAGACTTATATCGGACTGGCCAACGCTTTAATGCACATAAAGGACAGGGAAGAGGAGAGCCTCCGTTTTTTTAACATGGCGGAACAGATCGATCCTGATAATCCCTACATTTACAGCGATCGATCGAGGGTCTACCGTTTTCTCAAAGATTATGGGAAGGCGGAAGATGACATTTCCAGAGCTATCGAACTCTATCCTTCTGAGTGGAATTATCTGGACAGAGCCAGAATACGGATAGGAGACCTCAATGAAAAGGATGATGCGAAAGAGGATCTTCTCAAGGTTCTCGCTCTCAATCCGGAGAATTTCTTCGCCAATGTGTATCTGGCCGGTATTTATGATGAACAGGGTGAGTATGATCTATCCCTGACTCATTACGAGAAGGTTCTTGATCTCGCTTCCGATTACAATTTCGCTTATCCGGCAATGGGAAAACTGTATTTTATTAAAGAGCGCTGGGCCGAATCCGCGGAAATGTACCGAAAGGCTGTTGAAAGCGGTCTCAATGAAATGACATATCCCCTTATGGGCTGGCTGGCTTTTTATAAAGACGGCAAAGAAAAGGAAGGACAGCGGCTGCTCAATGCCTATATCGGGAAGCTGGACAGAAGCAGTTCCCTATACGAGATGTACCGTTATTATCTCTCTCCCTCATCGCCTTATTTTGTTCAGATGGCCATTGATAAGGAGAAAGATCAGATGATGCAGGACCGTATGAAGTTCTATATGGGCATGATTGATTATCTTAAAGGTAGAAAAGACACGGCGCGGGCCATTCTTGGAGAGGTCGCTGCCAGAAAAGGGGCTCCGGAATTTGAACTGGCTAACCTCTATATGGAGAAAGAATGA